CTAACAGTTCCATCTTCAATAAGTCCTAGCGAATTGATTTTATCTTCGCGTTTGCTAAGAGAGGTTGAACCAGGATTAATCAATATACAGCTATCAATTTTTTTCAATAGAGGAATATGCGTATGGCCTGTTATAAAAAAATCTAATTTATACCTGCGAACTAGATTATGTATATCTTCATCGGAAATGTTGTGCCCATGTTGAATCATGAATCTTTTCCCATAAATTATAGAGAAAACATAGGGTGTTTGTATAGGAATATCAAGCATCATTTGGTCTACATGGGCATCACAATTTCCTTGAGCAATGAGCAAAGGAATAGAACAGGTATTTAATGCATTAGAAAGTTTTTTTGGATCGTATCCTTCAGGAATTGGATTACGTGGCCCATGGTATAGTACATCGCCTGCATGAAAAATAACATCTGCATTATTTAAAAAGTTCCACGCTTTTTCCCATGATCTATAATCTCCATGAGTATCACTTATAATACCAATTTTCATAGGGATATATCTCCTTTCTTAAAAGTTCTTCTATATATTTTATCACAAACTTTTGTTTTGTGGTTTGAGTCAGCATGGCTACAGAGCCTGATGACCATTGTGTGGGAAAAGATTTTCCAGTACCTCATGGTGATAAGGCGTGTAGCCGATGTTTTACATCTCAGAAAATAGGGCTATATTGGCTGATGTATACTAAGATGTTGACAAATAAAAAACGATGATATAAAATAATTGTGTACCAAATTGGTATACTTTATAAATAGATAAGGGTGAGCAGATGAGGCTTACGCAGGCATCGGATTACGCATTGAGAATTGTCCTTCACCTTTCGAGGAAAAAAGGCGAGATGGTAGAAGCTGACGCCATTTCAGAGGCGGAGAAAATACCAAAAAGGTTTTTGCTCAAGATATGCAGGGACTTAATAAAGGCAGGTATTATTGAGTCTTCTCGCGGTAAAAACGGAGGTTACAGTCTGGCAAAAAGCCCTGAAAGTATTACCATGAAAGACGTAATACTAGCGGTAGAAGGTACCATGGCGCTGACCCGGTGTCAGATAGATCCTGCTGCCTGTAATAAAAACGCTACAGGTTACTGCGCGGTACACAGGGCTTTTTGCTCGGTTATGGATGTGGTGTCTAGAGAGTTTGAAAAATATGATTTTGCTACGCTAGCGAAGATGGATGGAAACTGATTTCAGTTTCTGTCTTTATTTGTCAATAATAGTATACTAAAATAGTATACTTTAATATCAATGTAGGAGGAGATATATATGGAAATTTGCACACTTTGTGAAACAGCTGATGAAAGGTTAGGCGAATTTATCAGGAGTAAAAAGGACTTAGAGACATCGTTTCATCGAAAGCCGCGCCAGAATGTAAAGTGCGGGTTTGGTCTTCAAGGGGTATGTTGCAGGCTGTGTGCCAACGGACCTTGTAGGATTACGCCTAAACACCAGAGAGGAGTATGCGGGGCTGACGCAGATACTATCGTAGCGCGCAATTTCCTGAGGGCGGTAGCTGCAGGTGCAGGATGTTATCTACATGTGGTAGAAAATGCGGCCAACAACCTCAAAAAGATAGCTACAGGGCAGATGGATATGGAATTAAAAGGAGTCAGAACGCTGCAAATGCTTTCGGAAAAGCTAGGAATAGAAGCTCAAAGTGAAAGTGAAAGGGCATCAAGGCTGGCAGATATGGTGATGTCAGATCTCTATAAGCCCAGGGAGCAAGAAATGGAAATGCTAAAGTATATGGCACCTGAGATGAGGTATGAGAAGTGGAGTAAGCTGGGCATTCTGCCTGGCGGTGCTAAGTCAGAGGTCTTTGACGCTGTGGTCAAGAGCAGCACCAATCTGTCCAGCGATCCTGTGGATATGCTGATGCATGTGCTGAGGTTGGGCATAGCGACAGGGATTTATGGTTTAGCGCTGACCAATAAGCTTAACGATATAATGATGGGAGAACCTGTATTGAGGTCGGCAGCTGTAGGATTCAGGGTTATAGATCCTGATTACATAAACATAATGCCTACAGGCCATCAACAGTCGCTCTTTGGTGTTTTGCTGAAACGATTGGGCGATGAAGATGTAAAGAAAATGGCTGCGGAGGCCGGGGCTAAAGGTTTCAGGCTTATAGGTTGCACGTGTGTGGGCCAGGACTTCCAGTTAAGGGGTGAGCACGCTGAGGAAATATTTGCAGGGCACGTCGGTAACAACTTTACCAGCGAAGCAGTGTTGGCTACAGGAGCGATAGACCTAGTGGTGTCCGAGTTTAACTGTACTATTCCAGGCCTTGAGACCGTTGCTGATAAGTACATGGTAAAGCAGATATGCATAGACGACGTGACTAAAAAAGCCAATGCAGATCTGATTCAGTACAGTCCCGAAAAGGCGCAGGAAATAGCTGATAAGATTATCAAAGAAGCCGTGGCCAGTTACAAGTCCAGGAGAGGCAGAGTAAGTATAGATGTGCCTGCTGATCACGGTTATGAAAACTCCCTGACAGGGGTAAGCGAGATGTCGCTTAAAGAATTTTTAGGTGGTAGCTATAAGCCCCTTATGGATCTCGTCGCCTCCGGCAGGATTAAGGGGATAGCGGGAATCGTAGGGTGTTCTAATTTGACCGCCATAGGCCACGATGTCTTCACAGTAGAGCTGACCA
Above is a genomic segment from Caldanaerobius fijiensis DSM 17918 containing:
- the yfcE gene encoding phosphodiesterase, giving the protein MKIGIISDTHGDYRSWEKAWNFLNNADVIFHAGDVLYHGPRNPIPEGYDPKKLSNALNTCSIPLLIAQGNCDAHVDQMMLDIPIQTPYVFSIIYGKRFMIQHGHNISDEDIHNLVRRYKLDFFITGHTHIPLLKKIDSCILINPGSTSLSKREDKINSLGLIEDGTVRIIDVETGENILSLNFNVTPHIP
- a CDS encoding RrF2 family transcriptional regulator — protein: MRLTQASDYALRIVLHLSRKKGEMVEADAISEAEKIPKRFLLKICRDLIKAGIIESSRGKNGGYSLAKSPESITMKDVILAVEGTMALTRCQIDPAACNKNATGYCAVHRAFCSVMDVVSREFEKYDFATLAKMDGN
- the cooS gene encoding anaerobic carbon-monoxide dehydrogenase catalytic subunit encodes the protein MEICTLCETADERLGEFIRSKKDLETSFHRKPRQNVKCGFGLQGVCCRLCANGPCRITPKHQRGVCGADADTIVARNFLRAVAAGAGCYLHVVENAANNLKKIATGQMDMELKGVRTLQMLSEKLGIEAQSESERASRLADMVMSDLYKPREQEMEMLKYMAPEMRYEKWSKLGILPGGAKSEVFDAVVKSSTNLSSDPVDMLMHVLRLGIATGIYGLALTNKLNDIMMGEPVLRSAAVGFRVIDPDYINIMPTGHQQSLFGVLLKRLGDEDVKKMAAEAGAKGFRLIGCTCVGQDFQLRGEHAEEIFAGHVGNNFTSEAVLATGAIDLVVSEFNCTIPGLETVADKYMVKQICIDDVTKKANADLIQYSPEKAQEIADKIIKEAVASYKSRRGRVSIDVPADHGYENSLTGVSEMSLKEFLGGSYKPLMDLVASGRIKGIAGIVGCSNLTAIGHDVFTVELTKELIKRDILVLSAGCTSGGLENCGLMSPDAVELAGDSLKDVCRSLGIPPVLNFGPCLAIGRLEMVAAELAQMLNIDIPQLPLVLSAPQWLEEQALADGAFGLALGLPLHLALPPFIAGSKLVTEILTEQLPDITGGRLIVDGDVKSSADKLEVIILERRKQLGL